From Rhodococcus sp. B7740:
CAGGCTCGTCGCCCGTCAGGTGACGATCGAGGACGCTCTGGCGCTCACCGAGTTCGCCGACGATCAGCAGGTGTACGACCGCCTTGCCCTGTTCCTCGGTACCCCGAACTTCGCATTCAACGTCGAGGAGGCGCGCAAGCAGAGGGCCTGGCTGAGACGCGAGGCGAAGATCGTCAAGGAGCTCACCGACAAAGGGATTCGCGTGGCCACCGACGACGCACTCGACGAGGAGGCCGACGCGGCAACGGACGCGGCCGAAACTGATCCCACCGTTGTCACCTTCGATTGGATCGAAGCTCAATCCGAGGACGAGATCCCCGACGGTGCAGAGCGCGTCGCTCTCACCGACCGGCACGTCGAGTCCGGATACGTCTGGAAGTACAAGCAGTTCTTCTCCGGCTCCGACACGGACGCCACCGACTCATCGGGCAAGCCGATCAAACCCGCCGTCGAGACGCCGGCGCAGGCACAGGCGCGGGAGGAGCGCGCTCGCAAGGCCAAGCTCGACGAGGATCTGCGAACCGCGGCCACGGTGCGCCGCCGTTTCCTCGCAAAGGCCGCAGCCGAAAGCAACGCCGACTTTGCTGTCCAGTGCCTACGCCTATACGTCATGGATCGATCGACCCGATCCGGGATGACCAAGTCCGCATCCATGGAACTTCTCGGCGTGCCGCCGATGACGAAGGACGACGACGAGAACGACCACGCTGAGATCGAACGCCACGTCAACAAGATGACCCTGCCGCAACTGGCGGTGTCTGCGTACCTGCTGGACAAGGTCCTGCAGGAAGAGCACCTGGCCAACGCATTTCAGTGGCAGCGCGAACCGTACCCGGCGCTCGATGCTTGGCACCACGACCTCACCGAAGTGTTCGGCTACGTGTACACCGACGCCGAGCAGGGGCTTCTCGACGCACTCGATGCGGCCACGGCCGATGCGCAGGAGTAACCGGTGGACTCCGCCGCTCTCACTGCCGCACAGCAGTGGTTCCTGTCCCTCCCTCCGGAGCGGCAGGTCGGTATCCACCGCTACATCGCGGGTAAGGAAGCGGCCCCGCACACCGAAGTCGAAGGCCAGCTCGCCATCCCCATCCCCGGACAACGCCACCGATCAGGAAGGACGTAGACCATGAGCGACGTCATCATCACAGTCGGCACCGCCGACCTCCGCGCCGCACTCTCCTCGGTCGTCGTGCACGCCGGAAACGACGAGCACCTCCCGACCTACACGCGTGTCCGGTTGCTCGTGGACCCGGTCAATCTGTGGGTCACGGCCACCGACCGGTTCTCGATGGGACAGGCCATCGTCTCGATCTGGGAGCAGGTCGAACCGGGTCTCGCGACGATCGATGTCCTGCCGGAGGACGTGAAGAAGATCCTCTCGATCTTCAAGGCAGGCAAGGAGAAGGCTGACTCGGACGCACCAGAGTTCCAGGTCCGGATCGAGGCCGACGACGAGTTCGTCACCCTGATCGACTGCGCCGGGTTCGTCGACGGCCGCTCCTACAAGATCCCACGGCTTCCGCACGATGAGCAGTTCCTCGACATCCCGAAGCTGATCTCACGATCCCACCACGCGCCACCGGTGTTGCTCGAGAACATGGCCGTGAACGGTACGGACCTCGCACGCTTCGCTGTCGCCGCCAACGCGTACATCAAGCCGCTGCTGATCGAGTCGCACACCGGATCTCGCGCCCTTCTGATCCGGGCGGGGGAGTCGTTCCTCGGAATGCTGTTGCCCCTGAACATCAGCGAGGACACCGAGGCCAGGAACAAGGAATGGGCTGTCGCGTGGTCGTCGCGGCTACCGAACCCCGACCACATCAACAACCACGATGAGGCGGCGAGCTGATGTCCAACATCTTCAACGTATTCCGGTACTCGATCCCAGTCACCGACTCGGAGTTCTTCCTACCCCTGAGCCCGAACTCGGTGGTGCTGTCGGTCGCCGACTCCCGTAACCGCCCGACCGACTACGTCGATGTGTGGGTGCGGGTGCCCAAGGCCGATCGCTACGCCACCGAGACGGGACGGTACGCGGTGTTCCGTATCGCGGGCACCGGACACGACGTCGAAGCCGAGGACGCGACCCACTTCCTCGGCACCGTCGTCACCGCCCTCGGGCTGGTGTGGCACGTCTTCTACCGCTTCGAGACCTCGACAGACGGGATGGCCATCCGATGAACGACCCGCACACCCCGGCATCGACACCGGCCTTCATCAGCACCTTCGTCGCCACGCAATCCCCGGAGGCCGCCAGCGACATGAGAGTGATCATCACCTGCCGAGGAATCGGCGAACCGTACGGCACCAACAGCCTGTCCGGCGTCACGAAGAGCCTGGACCCGAAGAAATACCTGATCATCGAACTGGTCTGGTCGGCCGCGTTCGGGCCGGTACCGCGCTGGGACGGAGACAGTTTCACAGTCAACGTCCTTCACGCCGAACATGCTCTGCTGGGACTGATCGCGAAGTACCCGGGCGCGATCCTCCTTGGGTACTCAGGCGGCGCTCAGGTCGCCGGAAACGTCGCTGCCCAGATCGGTGAAGGTTGGCACCCGGCGTTGACGATTCGCGCGGTCGTTCTGATCTCCGATCCCTCCCGCCACACGAGTCAGATCATTGGCGTCAACCGCGGCGGGCAAGGCATCCTCGGTGGCCGGTACATCAAGTCCGACCGGTTCCAGGTGCTGCAATTCTCCGCCCCCGGCGACCCGATCTCCGAGCTCCCCGAGGGCAACGCCCTCGCCGACCTCGCGCAGCTGATCACCAGTCTGTCGCTCGTCGACGTACCCGCGTGGATGGAGGACCTCCGCCGCAAAGCACTGAAGGGTGCACTGCAGATCTGGAAGCGCTCCGGAGTCGACTGGTGGAACGCCTACAAGTGGTCCCTCGGCTACACCGCACACGGCCGCCACACCTGCTACCTGCACGAGAAGATGCAGGGCGAGTCCGTCACCTACGCTGAGCGCGCCGCTTCGATGATCGCAGGCGTGCGATGACGATCACGACACCAGCAGGTGCACCGGATATCGATCCCGAGGAGCTGATTGCCAAGGCGGTCAACGCCCTTGTCGATCGCCAGCGCATCTTCGACAACGGCATCGCCAATAAGTTGACGGGCGAGCAGGTCGCCGATGAGGTGCTGATGGAGCTGCGGAGTAACGGCTGCTCGATCTCGACGCCTCAACGATTCACACCTACACCCGCCGACTTCGCATTCACGGCGTACGGAGTCAGTCTCTCCGAGCTCGGCGAAGACAGCGACAGCATGATCGCCCTCGGCCACGTCGAGCCACGCCGAATGTTGGCCGCTCTCAACAGGTACTGGCGCAAGTTCTGCGGACTGGACTACGCCGACATCAAGTGGGCCTTCGAGGACACTGTCGGATCGACCCAGGTCAAGCACAGGTGGGTTCAGTTCACCAGAAATCCTCACGCCGACGGTGGGGACTTCGAGTTCGAGTGGATGGCGTGGCCGGCACCGGCCCCGAACCCCGGCGACCCCTACCGCTTCGATGTGGCTACTCCCGTGACGAGGTGGGAAGCATGACCTGGCCCGTAACGCACGTGTACCGCAGCACCGCAACAGATCTGGTCGAAGCACTCACCTTGGCAGAGGCGCGGCGCGAAAACTTCAAGGCCGAGTGTGACGATTGGGCAGACACCTACCCGATGGATTCCGTCGATCGCGAGTATCAGATCCGGTACGACGGCGTCACCCTGGACCGCTGGTTCGCGGGCTTCGAGTTCGTGGAGGGTGATGACACCAGGTACCGCCGCAAGGCAGCCGACGCACCGCACCCGGGCTGGAAGTTCAACCGCCGAATCGGGTGCTGGGTGGCCGACCCTCGCACCGAAGCAGGTAAGGCGCTCGGTCGATCGATGCCGTACGTAAAGGGATCGGCGTCGATCGCCGATCGGCTTACTGGCCTACCCACCATGATCACCGTCGGTGAGACCGGTAACGGCGGCTTCTCCTGCACGTCGGCACGCATCACCGTCGCGGACGGCGTTGTTACAGCTGCTTGCCCAGGCGATCCGTTCGACCAGCGAGGTCCGAAGCCGAGAGAAAAGTTCGCCAGCTACTGGACGCCCGTGAAGTTGTCCGACTACTACGCCGAGCAGGGGCTCTGATCACGATGACCACACCGACCTCGTTTCCGATGGCCGTGGCCGTCACCGATCTGTTCGTCGACCACACCTACCAACGGGACTGCGACGTCAAGCGAGTCCGCAAGATCGCCGCCGAATGGGACCCGCGCCTTGTCGGCGTCCTCGACGTCTCCGATCGCGGTGATCAGGCGCATCCTCGTTTCGCGATCATCAACGGTCAACACCGCTGGGCCGCAGCAGGTATGCGCGACCCCGACGCGCACCTCGTCGTTAACGTCCACACCGGCCTCGACGTTGCGGGCGAAGCGAAACTGTTCGACGACATCGACCGCAAGACCAAACCCATCTCCACGTGGGACCGCTGGCGGGCCCGCAAAGCGTCCGGCGACCCCGACGTCACCGTCATCGAAGACGCAGTCACGCAACTCGGGTTAGAGATCAACCCCCGACCCGGACCGAAGAACCTGCGCTGCATCACCAGCCTGGAGAAGCTACTTCGCAAAGGCGGCCAATCGCTCGTCGTCAACACACTGTTCCTGATCACGGATACCTGGCCCCCGTCTCAGGACGCACTCGAAGGCGCGATTGTCGCCGGCGTCGGAATCCTTCTCGAGTCGTTCGACGACGTCGAGGCTGGTGCAACCTTCAAGACCGGGCGGCTCGCCGACGCGATGACAGAGATGACACCCCGTCAGATCCGCGCGCAGGCTCAGAGCCTGCGTGAGTTCGAGTCCGGCTCTCTCGCAACGATGGTCGCCGTCGTGCTGGTCCGCCTGTACAACCGCGAACGTGGACCGAAGCTCGATGAGAAAGCGATCCGCGGATGACTGCGATAGGACAGGAATACGCCTGGGTGTTCTTCGTCGCCGTGGCCGGTATCGCGCTGTACGCGCTTGCCTGGTCCATTCTGCGCGAGTCGGATTCGACGCGTGCGCGCGGCTATCCCCGTAATTCTCCCGAAGCTCGAATCTTGAGAGGTGAACTGTGACGAACGCACTGGTGTTCTTGGATACGGAAACGACTGGCCTGCATCATGATCGGCGGCCGTGGGAGATCGCACTGATTCGCCGAGAGCCGAACGGCGACACGGCGGAGCTTCGGGTGTTCGTCACCGACGTGGATCTGTCGTCGGCCGAGCTGATGGGCCTGAACGTTGGGCATTTCTACGACAACCATCCGTCGTTCCGAACCGATTCTCCGATGGGGATTCCCTGGGGCGATGAGGAGTTTCAGACCTCTCCGGGGGTGTGGCTGGCCACGGAAGCGAAAGCTGCCGTGCTGGTCGAGCGGATCACTCGCGGCGCGACGATCGTTGGCAACAATCCGACGTTCGATGTCGAGGTGCTGGCCGCGATGCTGCGTCGTCACAAGCTGTGTCCGGCATGGCATTACCACCCAATCGATGTCGTGTCGCAGGCCCTCGGGTTCCTGAGTGTCCTCAACCTCAAGGTGTTGGGGGACTTGCTCGCGCCTGAGCTCGTAGAGGACCTGACGCCGCCGTTGAAGTCGGACAAACTCTCGAAGCTCTGTGGCATCACACCACCCGAGGGGGATGAGCGCCACACGGCGATCGGTGACGCCCGGTGGGTGCAGCGGTGGTACGACCGGCTGAGCAAGCCGTTCGAGGATGCCGACACGACCGAATCGGAGCAACCGCAGTGAGCCGCACCGAGATCGGTTCGGTCGCGGTGGCGTTGGGTCTCGCGACGTCGGCGGTGTTCTTCGTCGCGTTCCGAGTGACATCGGCGGCCGTGGCGTTCGGCGAGGTGTATCTCGAGCGTCGGGGTCGGACATGATTCGGCCGTTTCTCGAGCGCGGGATGAAGGGCTGGAAGATCACCTGCGATTCGTGCGGGAAGGTCGCGCACTTCTACGTCGACACCGCGCGTGAGGCGTTCGACCTTGCTCGCCGGCACTCGTGGATCAAGAGCAGCAGCCGCGATCTCTGCCCCGACCATCCGTCCTGACCGAAGGAGAAGCCAGTGCGTGTATTCGCCAGGGCACCGCCCTTAACCATTAATCATGTCGCCCCCGTTGTTACCCGTTCTCCGACAAAGGATGTCCGTTGCCGTTCTTCCAGCTGGTCGACGAGTTGGCCACCAACCGCAAGATCAAGGCGCTGTTGGATCCCACACTCGACGGCGACACCTCTGGATGTGCAGCGTTCACCGTGTGGGCACTGGCGGGAACGACGTGTCAGGCGTCAGGTGAAGATGGGGTAGTCAAACGTGCTGACGTGGCGAGGATTCTTCTCGACACTCGGATGAGCCTCGACGCCGCCACCATGTTGGTCGAGGTGGGTTTGTGGCACGCACCGGGGCACGAGTGCCCTCGGTGCCCGCCTGTCGCGGACGGGACATTTCTGTTCCACGACTGGTTCGATCTGAAGTACGACACGGGCGCAGCGGTCCGGCTCAAGCGGCGCAAGGCCGCGGAGCTGAAGACCGACAAGATCGTTGCGGCTGTGTGGGCGCGGGATTGCATCGATCCGAAGGTCCCGGCGAAGCAGATGTCGGCGCACTGCCGTTACTGCGGCGTCGTGGTCAAGCGCATGGACAACAGGTCGGGTGTCAAAGCACACCTCGAGCACGTCGACCCTGCAGTGGCGAACGGTGCACGCAACATCGTGATCGCGTGCTCGCCCTGCAACCAGAGCAAGGGCAACCGAACACCGCAGGCCGCGGGAATGACGTTACGTCCGGCACCGCGCTCGGGTCCTGAGCAGCACAGTTCCACCGTGGTCTCGCCGCCACGTTCCGATGACGGGCTGGTTTCGTCTCCGCGTTCCGACGCCGGGTTGTCTTCGACGGGTAGCTCCCGCGAAGGCGTACTCGCCGGCCGCGATGCAGACGATGCGGTACTCGCCGGAACGGACGACGCAGGGACGCGCAATGCCTCCCAGGACCGCCGCACACGGCCTCAGGTGGCCGACCCGTCAGCAGTTGTCACGCCAGGCTCACCGGGGCAACCCGTCGCTGGGACAGTGCACGACAACGCCGACGAGTCGGCCACCACCCGGCCAGCGGGCGACGAGCCGACCAAACCGGAACAACCGGCGATCAAACCGCCACGGCCAGCGTCGAATCCGGAACAAACCCCGATCAAACCGGATCAACCCCGGAATCAACTTTCGGGAGCTGTGCTCGGGCGCGTGCGGGCGCAGGTGCGCCAGGCAGGGTCAGGGCAGGGTGATGGTTTGGGTAGGGGTCTGGGGAGGGGTCACTCGTCTGGGTCACCCGACCACCATCCATCCGGAGACACCGCTCGTAAACGTGGACGCCGCAGATCTCGTGGCCGTTCCCGTAGCTCTACGAAACAGGCCAGTCCAGATCCATCTCCCGACCGACCTGTGAATCCATTCCCACCAAGGGAGTTCACCACCGCGCAAATGCTCGATCCATCGATGGACGCGGGCGCTGCACCCGATGTCGAAGTCCCCGCCAGATTCGGCTCGCCGTGGCACGGCTGGCGCGGCCCGGCGTCGACGGTGACGGAAACCATCTGCGACATCCACGGTCAGCACGAACCGTGTTCCACCTGCAAGACGAGCGAGGAGTGACCGTGAGCGATTACCCATCCGGCCTGACCCTGCGGCCGATCGAGCGTTGGCCGGCACCACGAACCGAACAGCCCGGTCCGTCACCGTTCTCCGCCCCGTGGCGATCGACCCTGCAGCTCCTCGACCGTGAGCTTCGGGCGATCGGTTCAGGCAACCGACCAGCGACGGCGATCCTGCAGATCGCGATGCGCGAGCAAGACTTCCGAAACGATGGGCTTCCGAGAGCCAACGCGGTGCCGAAGCATCCCGGTGTGATCCTCTCGATCGAGTCGAGCAAGGGCCCGTTGTCGTTCCCGTGCGATCGGTTCACTCACTGGCAAGACAACCTGCGGGCGATCGCGCTGTCGTTGGAGGCGCTCCGCAAGGTCGACCGATTCGGCACCACACCGAATGCCGAGCAGTACACCGGGTTCCGTGCAATCGGATCGGCGAGCTCCACTCCCACTGAGTCGACCGCTCAGGCATTGCGTGCCCTCGAACTGATCGCATTCCCGGACACCGACGGCGTCGACCCATCCGGCATTGCCTCGTCCGACCGGATCAAGCGACTGGCGAAGGCGGCCACCCATCCGGATCGAACCGGCGGCGACAGCAACGCGTTCCAACGCGTGCAGGACCTGATCAAGATCCTCGGCTGGGATGAGGGCCGCGCATGAGCATCGACGTCGCCGCAACCACCTGCGTGTGCTCCCTCCCACACAAGCGCATCCCCGACAAGGGCGAGCCGTTCACCGCGGCCGACGGCAAGACCGGCGTCGGAGACGGGATGACCGCGGTCTGGGAACGAGCAGTCGACGGCGGCCGCGCGGTCACCGCGTCCCACGACGGCTCGACTCTCTGCCGCGGGCACCTCACCCGGCTGCAGGATCTCATCGCATCCACCCCGCGCACGGTGGAGTGGATGCGCGAGCAGATCGAGCCGTCGAACACCGCTCCGGATCGCAGTGCCGGATACACCAAACCGTCGAAGAAGGAACCGCCCCTGCCGATCTCCGCGGCCGCCGTCGACGCCGCCGACGAGGAACTGATCTTCCTGAGCGAGTGGGCAGACCAGATCGCGGCGGCCCGCGGCGAGATGGGACCGGACTTGACCGGCGCACGAACCACGTGGCGGTCGACGTACCGGCCGCTCGCACCATTGCAACAAGAGCGCCGCGTCGTCGGATTCCGCGCGATCGAACCGATCATGGTGAACCGCACCGTCAACTCGGTCACGAAGTACCTGCTCGATCGACTCGACTGGATCGCCGAGCAGGAATGGGCGGGGGAGATGATGGCCGAGCTCGGCGCGAACCGACGCTCACACACCAACCGGTGGCCACTCGGCGATACCTCGCGGCGCGCCAAGGGATTCCGGTGCATGGACTGCAACCGCGAATCCATCGTCGTCCACCCGCCAGCGCACGCACCGATGTACGAGGAGATCCCGGTGCTGCGGGAGCCGCCCGAGCACTACCCGCCCGGCGGTGTCGGCCCTCGGATGGAACCGGCCCCGTTCCCTCGGCTCGACGGGTACGGGCACCCGCTCCTCGACGACGCCGGCCAACCGGTCCTGCACGTCATCCGCCGGGAGCTGTACGCGCACCCGATGCTGGTCGCCTGCTCGGACCTCCGCTGCGGCGGCCGGGTCGACGAAGTGTATTGGAACTGGGCCAGTCTCGTCGCCGAGTCCGGCGCAGACATCCGAGACAAAGACATCCGCAGGAGAGCGATGGGCACCACGTCCGGAGCGAGCATCTACGAAGGGAACGGCTGGACATGAGCCAAGTCATCGTCGGAGGAACAATCGTGCTGTGGGCCGCGCCACGGTGGCGTCGAGCGCTCTACCGGATCGGCCTGAAACGGCATCATCGCTGGTTGGGTGATGTCGGTGGAAGCGCACGGATTACGGCCCACGGCAACGAAATCCTGGAACTCGCGTGTGAATGGTCGGACTACCGCAAGGAATACGGGACGAGAAACCTGCACCGCGAGCACGAAGCGTTCAAGGCTGGGTGGGAAGCAGCTCGCGGCAAGTCATTCGAGCCGGGACCGCTCCGATGAGCTCAGAGATCCGCTCGGCTGCTTGCAAGCACTGCGGGGAGCCCATCGAGTATTCGACTGACCGATGGCGTCACCTGACCCCAGGCTGGAAGGGAATGCTTTCCTGCCCCGCATACCTCGACCCACTCGACAGTCGCGGCCGACGCCAGATGGCCGCACCGAAGGAGACACCATGAGCGACCCGCGCATCGAACCACAGGACATCATCCAGATGGTGGAGTCGACGATTCCGGCGTGTGGTCGCTGCACGCTTTGGCGGCGCGGATCTACGCCCGCGGTTTCGAGGATGGCGAACGAGCCGAGAGCGAACGCAGCAACGCGCAGCGCCGACGTGAACGTGAAGCACGCATCACTGCCGAGAAGCGCGTTCCGATTTCGGGGGTGGTGTTGTGAGCACACCGGTCTGTCAGGACTGCGGCGTCGAGATGGTCACCATTCAAGGCCCGGAGAATTTGATGACGGTCAAGTGTCCGCGTTGCGGCGAGGGCTGGAATCCCGCTACCGAAGCTCTCGCGGAGAGCACACCAAACCCCACACACATCATTGCGGACGCCGTCGCGCAACTGGAAGCCGCAGCACCGAGCGCTGTTGCTGCGCATGTGATGTCGAAGCTGACGGACGCCGGTTACAGCATCATGCCCAGCGGGGACGTCGAGCTGCTGGAAAATATTCGCTGGACCGTCAATGGCTCTACGCCGATGGACCTCAATGACGAGTTCGCAGACGGTTTCAATGCCGCGATGCGCAACATTCATCGGATACTGCATCCCGCCGCTGCCGCCGAGGGGGAGAAGCCGTGAGCGCGCCACTACCGGAGGCTGTCATCGCAGGGCAGGTCGCCGATTCGATTGGACGCGCACTGTTCTCGGTCGTACGCGCCGAGGAGATGGACCGCAAGATGCCGGCCGTCACGCGTCCGGATCTCATTCGATGGATGCAACGGAACGGCTGGGTCCATCGGGCCGTGGGTTCGCTCGGTGGCATGTGGCAGCACATCGATACTCACACCGATGTCGGCGTGCCCTTCGTTCTCGACGCCGAGTATGAGCCACACATCCTGGCACGCCTGATCCGCTTCACTCACCTCGGTGAGGATCTCGACGCCCTCCGACGCGTCATCACGGCTACCCAGTTCGGTGCAGCGAAACCAAGAGCCGAGGCGCAGGCCGAGCCCAGATACGGGGGCATGGGTGCAGATCGCCGGGTCCAAGTCGGCGACACCGACTACGAGGTGGCGATCTACGAGGGGCGACTGACGATCTTCGGTTGTGACTGTTGCGAATCTGTGCCGACCGTAGACAACGCCGAAGCGATTAGGGATCTCATTGAGGAATGGATCCACTACACGCCGAAGGCGCACTGACCTATGGACGGTGCCGATCCTCTGGACGTGGACTCCGATCAGTACGTGACGCTTGGCGAAGCTGTGCGCCGGACCTCCCGATCGCGACCGACGATCTTGCGGTGGGTGAAGGCCGGCACGGTGCGGACGATCGAGCGTCGAGGCGTTCGCGGCTTCCATCTCGCCGATCTCGTTGACGCCGAAGCGGCGGCACATTACAACGCGGCTCGGACACGAAAACGGTAGAAGCGCTGTGACCAGCGTGTGGACATATGGTGGTGTACTCTTCGCGTAAGCGATCGGTGACTCCACGTCCCGGTCGCTTTGTCGTTCCCTGACTGAGGAGATCCAATGTGCCGCAGTGAGGAGCAGCGTGAAGCTGACGATGCGCTGACTGCCGCTATCGATCGTGTCTGGCTCGCGTACTACCCGGATACTGAGCCGGGCATTCTGATGGAGTATGTCGTCAACGCCAGGCGTCGAACCTTCGACAAGGATGACGGCAGCCCGCTCACCTCGAACGCGACGATGCCTCAGGATGGTGATGTGCCACTCGACACCATGCTTGGTCTTCAGATGTTCGGAGTGCTGCGGACGCAGGCTCAGATACAGCAGGACTGATGGCACGGGCATCCAAGCGTGTGTGCTCGGTGCCTGGGTGTCCGTCGATACAGGCTGGCCCACTGTGCACGGTGCATGCGCGTGAGCGGGAACGGTACCAACGAGCAACGGTGCCGACCAAGGTCACTCGCGATCGAGCTGAACAAGAGCGTCGAGCGCAGGCGGTCGCGGATTGGGTTGCCGTGCATGGCTATTGGTGTCCTGGTGTTCGCCGGCCAGGCCATGCGTCGCGGGACCTGACTGCGGCCCACGATCCACCGATCGCACTCGGCGGCGACCCGCACGGACCGCTGAAGGTGCACTGCCGAAGCTGTAACAGCAGGCAGGCTGCACGCTTCTGACCAGCGGAAACGCAGATGGTTCGCGTCGGTAACCAATGCTCTGACCTGCGGCGATGCACCCCAGGGGGGTGCCCCTACGGGGCCCTCCTCGAGGTTCGCCGTGGGGGAGGGCTCTCCGAGGTGCGGAGGGTTCAAGAAGTTCCAAAAAATCGAGAGGCCTGCCGATGCACGCGTCATACCTGCCGATGCACGAGTCACCGTCCGCGAGGTACGTGCGGCAGATGCAGACCTGGATGAATCCCGGTCTGGACTTCAGCCAGGAGAAGGCCGCCGAAAAAGAGCGCATCGCTCGACTGTTCGGCAAGGCCTTGCCTCCCGTCCAAGCTCAACACTGAAAGGAAACTGCGACATGCCAGCGCAGAATCTGAATCGCAACCGCAGTCGAATGAGTCATTGGCCGAGAAGGTTCCGTACTCGCCGCGTCGATCTCGACGCGATGCAGTTCCTCGGGTCATCGGCCAGCGGGAAAGACATCGTTAACTGGGTGTTTCTCAGTGGTGGTGTCGCGTCGTGGACCGAAGCCACGCCGGCCTTCGAATCGGACGACGGTATGCAAGGTTGTCCAGCGCAACCATGCAGGCTGACTGTCTGTCACGTCGAGGTCGTCCCGGGATCCTGGGTGTTGCTCATCGACGGTGAATGGACCGTGATGGACGATGCGCAGTTCCACGAGAGGTATCAGCCGTGGCCC
This genomic window contains:
- a CDS encoding DUF6551 family protein; translated protein: MTTPTSFPMAVAVTDLFVDHTYQRDCDVKRVRKIAAEWDPRLVGVLDVSDRGDQAHPRFAIINGQHRWAAAGMRDPDAHLVVNVHTGLDVAGEAKLFDDIDRKTKPISTWDRWRARKASGDPDVTVIEDAVTQLGLEINPRPGPKNLRCITSLEKLLRKGGQSLVVNTLFLITDTWPPSQDALEGAIVAGVGILLESFDDVEAGATFKTGRLADAMTEMTPRQIRAQAQSLREFESGSLATMVAVVLVRLYNRERGPKLDEKAIRG
- a CDS encoding DUF7352 domain-containing protein, translating into MSNIFNVFRYSIPVTDSEFFLPLSPNSVVLSVADSRNRPTDYVDVWVRVPKADRYATETGRYAVFRIAGTGHDVEAEDATHFLGTVVTALGLVWHVFYRFETSTDGMAIR
- a CDS encoding ParB/RepB/Spo0J family partition protein codes for the protein MTTTTTPATEVRETTLEHLRPTAIVPHPKNPRTDLGDVTELAESIKGQGVLEPLIVTPAKAKGKYTLIAGHRRHAAAKRAVLKTVPCIVRFDLAGDDRAQLEVMLTENLHRSDLNVVEEGNAYQSLLEFDDVDLKGLATRTGHKQKTIKDRIKLANAPQTLRDRLVARQVTIEDALALTEFADDQQVYDRLALFLGTPNFAFNVEEARKQRAWLRREAKIVKELTDKGIRVATDDALDEEADAATDAAETDPTVVTFDWIEAQSEDEIPDGAERVALTDRHVESGYVWKYKQFFSGSDTDATDSSGKPIKPAVETPAQAQAREERARKAKLDEDLRTAATVRRRFLAKAAAESNADFAVQCLRLYVMDRSTRSGMTKSASMELLGVPPMTKDDDENDHAEIERHVNKMTLPQLAVSAYLLDKVLQEEHLANAFQWQREPYPALDAWHHDLTEVFGYVYTDAEQGLLDALDAATADAQE